The proteins below come from a single Eptesicus fuscus isolate TK198812 chromosome 5, DD_ASM_mEF_20220401, whole genome shotgun sequence genomic window:
- the SLC25A47 gene encoding solute carrier family 25 member 47 isoform X1 — MDFVAGAIGGVCGVAVGYPLDTVKVKIQTEPKYTGIWHCVRDTYLRERVRGFYRGLLLPISTVSLVSSLSFGTYHQCLTRICRFRYGSADAKPARTDITLSGFTSGLVRVFLTSPTEVAKVRLQTQTQTQTQMQQRRRSSASWPLAVPPMCPAPPASQVPGPKYRGPLHCLATVAREEGLRGLYKGSSALLLREGHSFATYFLSYSILSEWLTPAGHSQPDVLGVLLAGGCAGVLAWAVATPMDVIKTRLQVDGQGQQRYRGLLHCVVASVREEGPRVLFKGLTLNCCRAFPVNMVVFVTYEAALRLSRGLLK; from the exons ATGGATTTTGTTGCTGGAGCCATCGGAG GCGTCTGCGGTGTTGCTGTGGGCTACCCCCTGGACACGGTGAAG GTCAAGATCCAGACGGAGCCCAAGTACACAGGCATCTGGCACTGCGTCCGGGACACGTATCTGCGAGAGCGG GTGAGGGGCTTCTACAGGGGCCTCTTGTTGCCCATAAGCACCGTGTCCCTGGTCTCGTCACTGTCTTTCGGCACCTACCACCAGTGCCTCACACGCATCTGCCGGTTCCGGTATGGCAGTGCCGACGCCAAGCCCGCCAGGACCGACATCACGCTCTCGGGTTTCACCTCTGGCCTCGTCCGT GTGTTCCTGACCTCGCCTACCGAGGTGGCCAAGGTCCGCCtgcagacccagacccagacgcAGACGCAGATGCAGCAGAGGCGGAGATCCTCGGCCTCGTGGCCCTTGGCGGTGCCCCCCATGTGTCCTGCACCTCCTGCAAGCCAGGTGCCTGGGCCCAAGTACCGGGGGCCGCTGCACTGCCTGGCCACGGTGgcccgggaggaggggctgcggggccTCTACAAGGGCAGCTCGGCCCTGCTCTTACGGGAGGGCCACTCCTTCGCCACCTACTTCCTCTCCTACTCCATCCTCAGCGAGTggctcacccctgctggccacagccagccag ATGTCTTGGGTGTGCTGCTGGCCGGTGGCTGCGCGGGGGTCCTGGCCTGGGCTGTGGCCACCCCCATGGACGTGATCAAGACTCGCCTGCAGGTGGAcgggcagggccagcagcgctACAGGGGCCTCCTGCACTGCGTGGTGGCCAGTGTGCGGGAGGAGGGGCCGCGGGTCCTCTTCAAGGGGCTGACGCTCAACTGCTGCCGTGCCTTCCCCGTCAACATGGTCGTGTTCGTCACCTACGAAGCCGCGCTGAGGCTCAGCCGGGGCCTGCTCAAGTAG
- the SLC25A47 gene encoding solute carrier family 25 member 47 isoform X2, which yields MQQRRRSSASWPLAVPPMCPAPPASQVPGPKYRGPLHCLATVAREEGLRGLYKGSSALLLREGHSFATYFLSYSILSEWLTPAGHSQPDVLGVLLAGGCAGVLAWAVATPMDVIKTRLQVDGQGQQRYRGLLHCVVASVREEGPRVLFKGLTLNCCRAFPVNMVVFVTYEAALRLSRGLLK from the exons ATGCAGCAGAGGCGGAGATCCTCGGCCTCGTGGCCCTTGGCGGTGCCCCCCATGTGTCCTGCACCTCCTGCAAGCCAGGTGCCTGGGCCCAAGTACCGGGGGCCGCTGCACTGCCTGGCCACGGTGgcccgggaggaggggctgcggggccTCTACAAGGGCAGCTCGGCCCTGCTCTTACGGGAGGGCCACTCCTTCGCCACCTACTTCCTCTCCTACTCCATCCTCAGCGAGTggctcacccctgctggccacagccagccag ATGTCTTGGGTGTGCTGCTGGCCGGTGGCTGCGCGGGGGTCCTGGCCTGGGCTGTGGCCACCCCCATGGACGTGATCAAGACTCGCCTGCAGGTGGAcgggcagggccagcagcgctACAGGGGCCTCCTGCACTGCGTGGTGGCCAGTGTGCGGGAGGAGGGGCCGCGGGTCCTCTTCAAGGGGCTGACGCTCAACTGCTGCCGTGCCTTCCCCGTCAACATGGTCGTGTTCGTCACCTACGAAGCCGCGCTGAGGCTCAGCCGGGGCCTGCTCAAGTAG
- the WARS1 gene encoding tryptophan--tRNA ligase, cytoplasmic: MADEQGGASPLELFNSIAAQGERVRALKAGQASKDELDSAVKKLLSLKMSYKAAMGEDYKADCPPDNPAPVGNSGPDATEAEEDFVDPWTVQTSSAKGVDYDKLIVRFGSSKIDKELINRIERATGQRPHRFLRRGIFFSHRDMNQVLDAYENKKPFYLYTGRGPSSEAMHVGHLIPFIFTKWLQDVFNVPLVIQMTDDEKYLWKDLTLDQAHGYAVENAKDIIACGFDINKTFIFSDLDYMGMSPGFYRNVVKIQKHVTFNQVKGIFGFTDSDSIGKISFPAIQAAPSFSNSFPQIFGDKTDVQCLIPCAIDQDPYFRMTRDVAPRIGYPKPALLHSTFFPALQGAQTKMSASDPNSSIFLIDTAKQIKNKVNKHAFSGGRDTVEEHRQFGGNCDVDVSFMYLTFFLEDDDKLEQIRKDYTSGAMLTGELKKELVEVLQPLIAEHQARRKEVTEEIVKEFMTPRKLFYDFQ; the protein is encoded by the exons GATGAACTTGATTCTGCAGTGAAGAAGCTGTTGTCACTAAAAATGAGCTACAAAGCGGCCATGGGGGAGGACTATAAGGCTGACTGCCCCCCAGACAACCCGGCACCTGTGGGTAATAGTGGCCCAGATGCCACGGAAGCTGAAGAGGATTTTGTGGACCCGTGGACGGTACAGACGAGCAGTGCAAAAGGTGTTGACTATGACAAGCTCATTG TTCGGTTCGGAAGCAGTAAAATTGACAAAGAGCTGATAAACCGAATAGAGCGAGCCACGGGCCAGAGACCACACCGCTTCCTGCGCAGGGGCATCTTCTTCTCACACAG GGACATGAACCAAGTCCTCGATGCCTATGAAAACAAGAAGCCGTTCTACCTGTATACGGGCAGGGGCCCCTCTTCTGAAGCCATGCATGTCGGCCACCTCATCCCGTTCATTTTCACAAA GTGGCTGCAGGACGTGTTTAATGTGCCCTTGGTCATCCAGATGACGGATGACGAGAAGTACCTGTGGAAGGACCTGACCCTGGACCAGGCCCATGGCTACGCCGTGGAAAATGCCAAGGACATCATCGCCTGCGGCTTTGACATCAACAAGACCTTCATCTTCTCTGACCTCGACTACATGGG GATGAGCCCAGGCTTCTACAGGAACGTGGTGAAGATTCAGAAGCACGTGACCTTCAACCAAGTGAAAGGCATTTTTGGCTTCACGGACAGTGACTCTATTG GGAAGATCAGCTTTCCTGCCATCCAGGCTGCTCCCTCCTTCAGCAACTCGTTCCCGCAGATCTTTGGGGACAAGACGGACGTCCAGTGCCTCATCCCCTGTGCCATCGACCAG GATCCTTACTTCAGGATGACGAGAGACGTCGCCCCCAGGATCGGCTATCCTAAACCAGCCCTGCTGCACTCCACCTTCTTCCCCGCCCTGCAGGGGGCCCAGACCAAAATGAGTGCCAGCGACCCCAACTCCTCCATCTTCCTCATAGACACTGCCAAGCAGATCAAGAACAAG GTCAACAAGCACGCGTTTTCTGGAGGGAGAGACACCGTCGAGgagcacaggcagtttgggggcaACTGCGACGTGGACGTGTCCTTCATGTACCTGACCTTCTTCCTGGAGGATGACGACAAGCTGGAGCAGATCAGGAAG GATTACACCAGCGGAGCCATGCTCACCGGGGAGCTCAAGAAGGAGCTCGTGGAGGTCCTGCAGCCCCTGATCGCGGAGCACCAGGCCCGGCGCAAGGAGGTCACAGAGGAGATAGTCAAAGAGTTCATGACCCCCCGGAAGCTGTTCTACGACTTTCAATAA